Proteins encoded together in one Streptomyces sp. B1I3 window:
- a CDS encoding pyridoxamine 5'-phosphate oxidase family protein, whose amino-acid sequence MALTREERERFLAEPHVAALAVDSAQEGRAPLSVPIWYQYEPGGDIWILTGRNSRKGTLIAEAGRFTLMADRLTPTIRYVSVEGPVIATRPATREQLVEISARYLPAEKVESYVDFAWKEHGEQVVVHMRPQRWLSSDLGAS is encoded by the coding sequence GTGGCACTGACGCGCGAAGAGCGTGAACGGTTTCTCGCCGAGCCGCATGTCGCAGCACTCGCTGTGGACTCGGCGCAGGAGGGACGGGCTCCGCTCAGTGTGCCGATCTGGTACCAGTACGAACCGGGCGGCGACATCTGGATCCTGACGGGGCGCAACTCCCGCAAAGGAACGCTGATCGCCGAAGCGGGCCGCTTCACGCTGATGGCCGACCGCCTGACGCCCACCATCCGCTATGTCTCGGTCGAGGGCCCCGTCATCGCGACCCGCCCTGCCACCCGTGAACAGCTGGTCGAGATCTCGGCGCGCTACCTCCCCGCGGAGAAGGTCGAGAGCTACGTCGATTTCGCCTGGAAGGAACACGGCGAGCAGGTGGTCGTCCACATGCGGCCACAACGCTGGCTCAGCTCGGACCTCGGCGCGAGCTGA
- a CDS encoding metallophosphoesterase, which produces MRLLLTSDTHVPKRARELPVPLLAEMDAADVVIHAGDWVDEATLDLFESRARRLVGVSGNNDGPELRARLDEVAYVECGGLRFGVVHETGASQGRERRCADRFPDLDVLVFGHSHIPWDSVAPGGLRLLNPGSPTDRRRQPHCTYMTVGVGGGRLVDVRLHRLPPRT; this is translated from the coding sequence GTGCGCCTGTTGCTGACGTCGGACACTCACGTGCCCAAGCGGGCCAGGGAACTTCCCGTGCCTCTCCTGGCGGAGATGGACGCGGCCGATGTCGTCATCCACGCGGGCGACTGGGTGGACGAGGCGACCCTGGACCTGTTCGAGAGCCGCGCGCGGCGCCTCGTCGGTGTGTCCGGCAACAACGACGGGCCGGAACTGCGAGCCCGGCTGGACGAGGTGGCGTACGTGGAGTGCGGAGGACTCCGCTTCGGTGTCGTGCACGAGACGGGCGCGTCGCAGGGCCGGGAGCGACGCTGTGCGGACCGCTTCCCCGATCTCGACGTGCTGGTGTTCGGCCACAGCCACATCCCGTGGGACTCGGTCGCCCCCGGCGGACTGCGGCTCCTCAACCCGGGCTCACCGACCGACAGGCGGCGACAGCCGCACTGCACCTACATGACCGTGGGGGTGGGGGGCGGGCGGCTCGTCGACGTACGGCTGCACCGCCTCCCGCCTCGCACCTGA
- a CDS encoding MerR family transcriptional regulator, protein MSVAAIAAAPFDRWGRTTGVDDKHMQIGEVAARTELSLRTIRHYEEIGLVVPSARSQGGFRLYTESDVARLMVVRRMKPLGFTLEQMGDLLDATDHLDALDETSHAGEREPFLGRVKSYEQAAADKIEELRVQLARAEEFAATLRSRLEPKAPAARPAKEPAALP, encoded by the coding sequence ATGAGCGTCGCCGCGATCGCGGCAGCGCCGTTCGACCGATGGGGCAGGACAACGGGCGTGGACGACAAGCACATGCAGATCGGTGAGGTCGCCGCGCGGACGGAGCTGTCCCTGCGCACCATCCGCCATTACGAGGAGATCGGCCTCGTCGTCCCTTCCGCCCGCTCACAGGGCGGGTTCCGCCTCTACACCGAGAGCGACGTCGCCCGGCTGATGGTCGTCCGCCGCATGAAACCGCTCGGCTTCACCCTGGAACAGATGGGCGACCTGCTGGACGCCACCGATCACCTCGACGCGTTGGACGAGACCTCGCACGCCGGTGAGCGAGAGCCGTTCCTCGGACGCGTGAAGAGCTACGAGCAGGCCGCGGCCGACAAGATCGAGGAGCTGCGGGTCCAGCTGGCGCGCGCCGAGGAGTTCGCCGCCACGCTCCGCAGCCGCCTGGAGCCGAAGGCGCCCGCGGCGCGGCCGGCGAAGGAGCCCGCCGCGCTGCCGTGA
- a CDS encoding PfaD family polyunsaturated fatty acid/polyketide biosynthesis protein, producing the protein MSVLAASDPVVVSPPVFSAEGIAAHARRIRDHVHIVTDPAGRDVGLAIGPPPPGTVLGTLPPLYPEWLGGRAFCEAHGVRFPYVAGEMANGIATTRMVTAMARAEMLGFFGAGGLGHDEVERAVRVLAAELADVPNWGVNLIHSPAEPALEFRVAELLLRYGVPRISVSAFMELTPAVVLCAARGLRRGADGGVLRRTHLLAKVSRPEVAERFLSPAPPDLLRLLVDRGELTQEEADLAGRVPVAEDITVESDSGGHTDNRPLAALLPRIVLLRDELARRFRHPRTVRIGAAGGLGTPDAVAAAFALGASYVVTGSVNQAAVEAGLSDEAKAMLSEADIADVTMAPAADMFELGVKLQVLARGTMFAQRAARLHAAYREHDSLEELAPALRATIERDVLSAPIDDVWQRTREFWRERDPSEVARAESDPKHRMALVFRWYLGNSSRWAITGDPARRTDYQIWCGPAMGAFNRWTAGTFLAEPANRSVVQIALNLLEGAAVLTRAHQLRTYGVPLPASALTYTPCRLA; encoded by the coding sequence TTGTCCGTCCTCGCCGCTTCCGATCCCGTCGTCGTGTCCCCGCCGGTCTTCTCAGCCGAGGGGATCGCCGCCCACGCCCGGCGGATCAGGGACCACGTGCACATCGTCACCGACCCGGCCGGCCGGGATGTGGGCCTCGCCATCGGCCCCCCGCCCCCCGGCACCGTGCTCGGGACGCTGCCCCCGCTGTATCCCGAGTGGCTCGGCGGACGCGCCTTCTGCGAGGCGCACGGTGTGCGTTTTCCCTACGTCGCGGGTGAGATGGCGAACGGCATCGCCACCACCCGGATGGTGACCGCGATGGCCCGGGCGGAGATGCTCGGGTTCTTCGGCGCCGGTGGCCTCGGACACGACGAGGTCGAGCGGGCCGTGCGCGTCCTGGCCGCCGAACTGGCGGACGTCCCGAACTGGGGTGTGAACCTCATCCACTCACCGGCCGAACCCGCCCTGGAGTTCCGCGTCGCCGAGCTGTTGCTGCGGTACGGGGTCCCCCGCATCTCCGTCTCGGCGTTCATGGAGCTGACGCCGGCCGTCGTGCTGTGCGCGGCACGGGGGCTGCGCCGGGGTGCCGACGGCGGCGTTCTCCGGCGCACCCATCTGCTCGCGAAGGTGTCCCGCCCGGAGGTGGCCGAGAGGTTCCTCTCCCCCGCACCGCCCGACCTGCTGCGTCTGCTCGTGGACCGGGGCGAACTGACGCAGGAGGAGGCGGACCTGGCCGGACGAGTCCCCGTGGCCGAGGACATCACGGTGGAATCCGACAGCGGCGGCCACACCGACAACCGCCCGCTCGCCGCGCTGCTGCCGCGGATCGTCCTCCTGCGCGACGAACTCGCCCGGCGGTTCCGCCACCCCCGGACCGTCAGGATCGGCGCGGCCGGCGGGCTTGGCACACCGGACGCGGTGGCCGCCGCCTTCGCGCTCGGAGCCTCGTACGTGGTCACCGGGTCGGTGAACCAGGCCGCCGTGGAGGCGGGCCTGTCGGACGAGGCCAAGGCGATGCTCTCCGAGGCCGACATCGCCGACGTGACGATGGCGCCGGCGGCCGACATGTTCGAGCTGGGAGTCAAGCTGCAGGTCCTGGCACGGGGGACGATGTTCGCCCAGCGGGCCGCCCGGCTCCACGCGGCGTACCGGGAACACGACTCGCTGGAGGAGCTTGCGCCGGCGCTGCGCGCCACGATCGAGCGGGACGTGCTGAGTGCCCCGATCGACGACGTCTGGCAGCGCACACGGGAGTTCTGGCGCGAGCGCGACCCGTCGGAGGTCGCTCGCGCGGAGAGCGACCCCAAGCACCGGATGGCGCTGGTCTTCCGCTGGTACCTCGGGAACTCCAGCAGGTGGGCGATCACCGGCGACCCGGCCCGGCGCACCGACTACCAGATCTGGTGCGGACCGGCGATGGGCGCCTTCAACCGGTGGACGGCGGGCACCTTCCTGGCCGAACCGGCGAACCGGTCCGTGGTGCAGATCGCGCTCAACCTCCTCGAGGGCGCCGCCGTCCTGACCCGCGCCCATCAACTGCGGACCTACGGCGTGCCGTTGCCGGCGTCGGCACTCACCTATACACCGTGCAGGCTCGCATGA
- a CDS encoding wax ester/triacylglycerol synthase domain-containing protein: MTVTVQSVPSPRHRTHAIDRAFLSLERTHPDVRWDTGGVAYLSGPPPKLADLRAYVGMSLPGLPMLASRVEGRTRRSRWQQDADFDVDRHVHEAVADGPAEWEPAMDTALNTPLPPGTHWGIWLVHGHAPDEYAVCYRFRHACQDGSAAAVVFRALLGGGEPSARPVLRVGRRADMPRRAGRALGLAAKFGYDALVGRGGSQAAPFVPTGERRLWRGRTPLADLRHIGATAGGSAHDVHLAALAGALSAWSVESGVPLPRVSALVPVDARRQDEEQTWGNRCFALPVNLPVDPVPGPGGSAGGHSPRQRLERVMATTAKLRSEPWRQGIQDLVRFMPDRPTEWYLRKVMSRRVTDILATSMPLSEEGVLGATQVTGTALLPLVFPGHLFGVGLSFFGTWAEVSFVTDRALPLAERLPALWERAVDDLRPDPVDGP, translated from the coding sequence ATGACCGTGACCGTTCAGTCCGTTCCGTCCCCCCGTCACCGGACCCACGCCATCGACCGCGCGTTCCTGAGCCTGGAGCGGACCCATCCCGACGTCCGCTGGGACACCGGCGGAGTCGCGTACCTGAGCGGTCCGCCGCCGAAGCTGGCGGACCTCCGCGCCTATGTGGGCATGAGCCTGCCCGGACTGCCCATGCTCGCGAGCCGGGTGGAGGGGCGTACGCGGCGCTCCAGGTGGCAGCAGGACGCGGACTTCGACGTCGACCGGCACGTGCACGAGGCGGTGGCGGACGGCCCCGCGGAGTGGGAGCCGGCCATGGACACGGCGCTCAACACGCCGCTGCCTCCCGGCACACACTGGGGGATCTGGCTCGTCCACGGCCACGCGCCCGACGAGTACGCCGTGTGTTACCGCTTCCGGCACGCCTGCCAGGACGGCTCGGCCGCGGCGGTCGTCTTCCGCGCCCTGCTGGGCGGGGGCGAGCCCTCCGCCCGCCCGGTGCTCCGGGTCGGTCGTCGCGCCGACATGCCACGGAGGGCCGGGCGGGCGCTAGGCCTGGCCGCCAAGTTCGGGTACGACGCCCTCGTCGGCCGCGGCGGGAGCCAGGCCGCCCCCTTCGTACCCACGGGTGAGAGGCGGCTGTGGCGGGGGCGGACGCCGCTGGCCGATCTCCGGCACATCGGTGCGACGGCAGGCGGATCGGCGCATGACGTCCATCTCGCCGCACTCGCGGGGGCGTTGAGTGCCTGGTCGGTGGAGTCCGGCGTACCGCTGCCGCGGGTGTCCGCGCTGGTGCCCGTCGACGCCCGCCGCCAGGACGAGGAACAGACCTGGGGGAACCGCTGCTTCGCTCTGCCGGTGAACCTGCCCGTGGACCCGGTTCCGGGGCCCGGGGGTTCCGCGGGCGGCCACTCACCCCGGCAGCGGCTGGAACGCGTCATGGCGACGACGGCGAAGCTGCGGAGCGAGCCGTGGCGTCAGGGCATCCAGGACCTGGTCAGATTCATGCCCGACCGTCCGACCGAGTGGTATCTGCGCAAAGTGATGTCGCGGCGCGTGACCGACATCCTGGCCACGTCCATGCCGCTGTCCGAAGAAGGCGTACTCGGTGCCACGCAGGTGACGGGTACGGCCCTGCTGCCCCTGGTCTTCCCGGGCCACCTCTTCGGGGTGGGCCTGTCGTTCTTCGGCACCTGGGCCGAGGTGTCCTTCGTGACCGACCGGGCCCTGCCCTTGGCGGAGCGGCTGCCGGCCCTGTGGGAGCGGGCGGTGGACGATCTGCGGCCGGACCCCGTGGACGGCCCGTAG
- a CDS encoding catalase, giving the protein MTDVASQGPDHEDDRPVLTNRQGHSVYDNQNQRTVGARGPATLENYQFLEKISHFDRERIPERVVHARGVTTYGYFEAYGKWGDEPISRYTRAKLFQEAGKRTDVAVRFSTVIGGRDSSEAARDPRGFAVKFYTEDGNWDLVGNNLGVFFIRDAIKFPDVIHALKPDPVSHEQKPARIFDFMSQTPESMHMLVNLFSPRGIPADYRHMQGFGVNTYKWVNAEGESVLVKYHWLPKQGVRSMTAEDAANVQAQELGHATKDLYEAIGRGDHPEWELVVQMMSDGDHPELDFDPLDDTKTWPEQDFPPKPVGRMVLNRVPDNYFAENEQVSFGTGVLVDGLDFSDDKMLVGRTFSYSDTQRYRVGPNYLQLPVNRAKNAHVATNQRDGLMAYDNGHHGANPEVNYEPSITGGLREGEYPTHDEQGPEIRGRLTRKRIPLTNDYLQAGQRYLLLEDWERDDLVTNFVTMLSQCDRPVQERMVWHFLLVENELGLRVGEGLGITPQDVSGLQPLASQDLSDDDRKRLANLGKNPPRDVEGLTMTHCVPDERHVVSR; this is encoded by the coding sequence GTGACAGACGTAGCGAGCCAAGGACCCGACCACGAGGACGACCGTCCGGTACTGACGAACCGGCAAGGTCACTCCGTCTACGACAACCAGAACCAGCGCACCGTGGGGGCGCGGGGGCCGGCCACCCTGGAGAACTACCAGTTCCTGGAGAAGATCAGCCACTTCGACCGGGAGCGCATCCCCGAGCGCGTCGTCCACGCGCGGGGCGTGACGACGTACGGCTACTTCGAGGCGTACGGCAAGTGGGGCGACGAGCCCATCTCGCGCTACACGCGTGCCAAGCTGTTCCAGGAAGCGGGCAAGCGCACCGACGTGGCGGTCCGGTTCTCCACCGTGATCGGCGGCCGTGACTCCTCCGAGGCGGCCAGGGACCCGCGCGGTTTCGCCGTGAAGTTCTACACCGAGGACGGCAACTGGGACCTCGTGGGCAACAACCTGGGCGTCTTCTTCATCCGGGACGCGATCAAGTTCCCCGACGTCATCCACGCGCTCAAGCCCGACCCGGTCTCGCACGAGCAGAAGCCGGCCAGGATCTTCGACTTCATGTCGCAGACCCCCGAGAGCATGCACATGCTCGTGAATCTCTTCAGCCCGCGCGGCATCCCCGCCGACTACCGACACATGCAGGGCTTCGGCGTCAACACGTACAAGTGGGTGAACGCCGAGGGCGAGTCCGTGCTGGTGAAGTACCACTGGCTCCCCAAGCAGGGCGTGCGCAGCATGACCGCCGAGGACGCGGCGAACGTCCAGGCCCAGGAACTGGGCCACGCGACCAAGGACCTGTACGAGGCCATCGGGCGCGGGGACCACCCCGAGTGGGAGCTGGTCGTCCAGATGATGTCCGACGGGGACCACCCCGAGCTGGACTTCGACCCGCTGGACGACACGAAGACCTGGCCGGAGCAGGACTTCCCGCCGAAGCCGGTGGGCCGGATGGTGCTGAACCGGGTTCCGGACAACTACTTCGCGGAGAACGAGCAGGTTTCCTTCGGCACCGGCGTGCTGGTCGACGGACTGGACTTCTCCGACGACAAGATGCTGGTCGGGCGGACCTTCTCCTACAGCGACACCCAGCGCTACCGGGTCGGCCCGAACTATCTGCAACTCCCCGTCAACCGGGCCAAGAACGCGCACGTGGCCACCAATCAGCGCGACGGGCTGATGGCGTACGACAACGGTCACCACGGTGCGAACCCGGAGGTGAACTACGAGCCGTCGATCACGGGCGGGCTCCGCGAGGGGGAGTACCCGACGCACGACGAGCAGGGCCCCGAGATCCGCGGCCGGCTCACGCGTAAACGCATCCCCCTGACGAACGACTACCTGCAGGCGGGCCAGCGGTACCTGCTCCTGGAGGACTGGGAGCGGGACGATCTGGTGACGAACTTCGTCACCATGCTCTCCCAGTGCGACCGGCCGGTGCAGGAGCGGATGGTCTGGCACTTCCTCCTCGTCGAGAACGAGCTGGGGCTGCGGGTCGGCGAAGGGCTGGGCATCACCCCCCAGGACGTCTCGGGGCTGCAGCCCCTGGCGAGCCAGGACCTGTCGGACGACGACCGCAAGCGCCTCGCCAACCTCGGCAAGAACCCGCCGCGTGACGTCGAGGGACTGACGATGACGCACTGCGTGCCCGACGAGCGGCACGTCGTCAGCCGCTGA
- a CDS encoding SulP family inorganic anion transporter, with protein MSPVARLRGLRPDWVRDPKVWRTEVLGGLVVALALIPEAISFSIIAGVDPAIGLFASFTMAVVISVVGGRRGMISAATGAVALVIAPLNREHGLGHLIAAVILAGVFQVVLGALGVAKLMRFIPRSVMVGFVNALAVLIFMAQVPEMRDVPWPVYPLIVAGLVLMVLFPKMTKVVPAPLVSIVVLTVITVAAGIAVPTVGDKGELPSSLPVPGLPDVPYTLDTLTTVAPYAFAMALVGLMESLMTAKLVDDITDTHSDKTRESIGQGIANIVTGFFGGMGGCAMIGQTMINVKVSGARTRLSTFLAGSFLMVLCIAFGPVVSDIPMAALVAVMVMVSFATFDWHSIAPRTLRRMPTGETTVMVVTVACVVATHNLAIGVVAGSVTAMIIFAKRVAHLADVTSVVDPDATTVVYRVTGELFFASSNDLVGRFDYAGDPDRIVIDLSRAHVWDASSVAALDAIGSKYAQRGKTVEITGLNGPSARIHGTLSGELTGGH; from the coding sequence ATGTCCCCCGTCGCGCGTCTGCGCGGCCTGCGCCCCGACTGGGTGAGGGATCCGAAGGTGTGGCGCACCGAGGTGCTGGGCGGCCTGGTCGTCGCGCTGGCGCTGATCCCCGAGGCGATCTCGTTCTCGATCATCGCCGGGGTCGACCCCGCGATCGGCCTGTTCGCCTCCTTCACCATGGCCGTGGTGATCTCGGTGGTGGGCGGCCGCCGGGGGATGATCTCCGCGGCCACAGGTGCCGTCGCCCTCGTGATCGCGCCGCTGAACCGGGAGCACGGCCTCGGCCACCTGATCGCCGCGGTCATCCTGGCCGGTGTCTTCCAGGTCGTGCTCGGCGCGCTCGGGGTCGCGAAGCTGATGAGGTTCATCCCCCGCTCGGTGATGGTCGGCTTCGTCAACGCGCTCGCCGTTCTCATCTTCATGGCACAGGTCCCCGAGATGCGGGACGTGCCGTGGCCCGTCTACCCGCTGATCGTCGCCGGCCTCGTGCTGATGGTGCTCTTCCCGAAGATGACCAAGGTGGTGCCGGCGCCGCTCGTCTCCATCGTCGTCCTCACCGTCATCACCGTCGCGGCCGGGATCGCGGTACCCACCGTGGGGGACAAGGGTGAGCTCCCCTCCTCCCTGCCCGTACCGGGCCTGCCCGACGTCCCTTACACCCTCGACACGCTGACGACCGTCGCGCCGTACGCCTTCGCCATGGCGCTGGTCGGCCTGATGGAGTCGCTGATGACGGCGAAGCTGGTCGACGACATCACCGACACCCACTCCGACAAGACCCGCGAGTCCATAGGCCAGGGCATCGCCAACATCGTCACCGGCTTCTTCGGCGGCATGGGCGGCTGCGCCATGATCGGCCAGACGATGATCAACGTGAAGGTCTCCGGTGCGCGGACGCGTCTGTCGACCTTCCTCGCCGGTTCCTTCCTGATGGTGCTGTGCATCGCCTTCGGGCCCGTCGTCTCCGACATCCCCATGGCCGCGCTGGTGGCCGTCATGGTCATGGTGTCGTTCGCGACCTTCGACTGGCACTCCATCGCTCCCAGGACGCTGAGGCGGATGCCGACGGGAGAGACCACCGTCATGGTGGTCACCGTCGCCTGCGTCGTCGCCACGCACAATCTCGCCATCGGTGTCGTCGCCGGTTCGGTCACCGCGATGATCATCTTCGCCAAGCGCGTCGCGCACCTCGCCGACGTCACCTCCGTCGTCGACCCCGACGCCACGACCGTCGTGTACCGCGTCACAGGCGAACTGTTCTTCGCCTCCTCCAACGACCTCGTCGGCCGGTTCGACTACGCGGGCGACCCGGACAGGATCGTCATCGACCTGTCCCGCGCCCACGTCTGGGACGCCTCGTCCGTGGCCGCCCTGGACGCGATCGGGAGCAAGTACGCGCAACGCGGCAAGACCGTCGAGATCACCGGCCTCAACGGCCCCAGCGCCCGTATCCACGGCACACTCAGCGGAGAACTCACCGGCGGCCACTGA
- a CDS encoding SDR family oxidoreductase gives MHVALTGATGFLGLRLLRRLLTDHESLTLLAHARSGDALQRVTRFFELSGAPRALVGELPRRLRVVEIDLGRPRLGLSVAEFRELADGLDAIWHSAGSINLEDDIGRLRQVNVDGTRHVLGLAAAGPRKPVVHHVSTAFVAGARRDGVVYEDELDDTHGFENTYERSKYEAEVLIHAWSRAHGRPVVVLRPSILVTDLPPHPDLPPHPLQVIERILRDSLRAVGLDDHGLPGPRRPVVRLAGDPRGRLNLMPVEEAAAVMVRLATRPPSGGVDTYNVVHDHDVPVPAVVTLLERLAPLTLDVVAGKPADASALEALLDFYPGFTAYLSHRRRYDDTRVRTLFGPSPGRTRVDLDYLWSGLHRRQASTG, from the coding sequence GTGCACGTTGCCCTCACCGGCGCCACCGGCTTCCTCGGGCTCCGCCTCCTGCGCCGGCTTCTCACCGATCACGAGTCGTTGACGCTGCTGGCCCATGCGCGTTCGGGCGACGCGCTGCAACGCGTCACCCGGTTCTTCGAGCTGTCCGGCGCTCCCCGGGCGCTGGTCGGGGAACTCCCGCGCAGGTTGAGGGTGGTGGAGATCGACCTGGGACGACCGCGGTTGGGGTTGTCGGTGGCCGAGTTCCGCGAGCTGGCCGACGGACTCGACGCGATCTGGCACAGCGCGGGCAGCATCAATCTGGAGGACGACATCGGGCGGCTGCGCCAGGTCAACGTCGACGGCACCCGGCACGTGCTCGGGCTCGCAGCGGCCGGACCGAGGAAGCCGGTGGTCCACCACGTGAGCACCGCCTTCGTGGCCGGTGCGCGGCGCGACGGCGTGGTGTACGAGGACGAACTGGACGACACCCACGGCTTCGAGAACACCTACGAGCGCTCCAAGTACGAGGCGGAGGTGCTGATCCACGCGTGGTCCCGGGCGCACGGCCGTCCGGTCGTGGTGCTGCGGCCGAGCATCCTGGTCACGGACCTGCCGCCGCACCCGGATCTGCCCCCGCACCCCCTCCAGGTCATCGAGCGGATCCTGCGGGACTCGCTGCGCGCCGTCGGCCTCGACGACCACGGGCTTCCCGGGCCCCGCCGTCCGGTCGTCCGGCTTGCCGGAGATCCCCGCGGCCGTCTCAACCTCATGCCGGTGGAGGAAGCCGCCGCCGTCATGGTGCGGTTGGCCACCAGGCCCCCCTCCGGGGGAGTCGACACGTACAACGTCGTCCACGACCACGACGTCCCTGTGCCGGCCGTCGTCACGCTCCTGGAGCGGCTCGCGCCCCTCACCCTCGACGTCGTGGCCGGGAAGCCCGCCGACGCGTCGGCGCTGGAAGCCCTCCTGGACTTCTATCCGGGCTTCACGGCCTATCTCAGTCACCGTCGCCGCTACGACGACACCCGTGTCCGGACCCTGTTCGGGCCGTCGCCGGGCAGGACCAGGGTCGACCTGGACTACCTGTGGTCCGGGTTGCACCGGAGACAGGCATCGACGGGCTGA